The sequence AAGCCGCTGAGGCGATCGACGCGAAGGCGTTTACCTGCGGGAACGATATCGTGTTCAACTCGGGCGAGTACGACCCCGAAAGTCCGGAGGGTCAGCACTTGCTCGCGCACGAACTCGCCCACGTCACACAACAGAACGGCGGTGCGCCGATCTCGATGATGCCCCAGGAGGGTGCCGACCTCGAGATTGACCCTGATCCGCAACTCGAGCGCGAGGCCGACGCGGCGGCCGAACAGGCGCTGAGTGGTGAGGAACCGCTGGTCGTCAATCGGATGGGGGCCGAGGTTCACATTCAGCGGTCGGTCAAAGGTGCACTGTCATCGGTTGCCGAACAGGTCCCTGGCATCGGCAGTTCCGAGCAGGAGAGTGACGATGACCTCGAGTTGCAGGAACTCGACGACGGCGATCTGGCGGAGACGGTCGGCACGCTGGTCGAGAACCAGCGCGAGATCATGAGTCACATCAAAGACCAGCAGAGCGAGATGGTCGACAAGGTCGGCGAGGCCACGGGCAAAGGTGCTGTCGGTGGGACAGTCGGACTCGCAGTCGGTGCCGTGACGGCGAATCCAGTTATCGGTGCCATCGCTGGCGGCATGGCTAGCGATCTCGGGAAGACCCTGTACGGCCAACTCTACGACCGCGGCACTGACGCCATTGCAGACGCCGAGGTACCCGAGGTCAGTGCTGACTGCCTCTCGGGTATCAGAGGGACGATCGACCAACTAATCGACGAGAAACTCCGCCAGCGCTTCGGTGGGGTCGATACTGGCAGCACTCGCTTCGGTTGACTATGAAGGGAAAAATCATCGACGAAGACGAAATGGGGTTGGGAGTTCGGGTCACAGACAATAACGGGGTCTCGCACACGGTAGCCGTTGGATTTGATGGAGAAATTCAAGGGCATTCCCAAGACGGCTATCCGGATAAAGCAGCCAAAAGATC is a genomic window of Natrarchaeobaculum aegyptiacum containing:
- a CDS encoding DUF4157 domain-containing protein, translating into MTNWKRSRNADSDDETSDTSQAQTADTTSSSAAVRDGSPKPLAAAALEHARVETHLEAASFDHSAGAVELADSAAPRLFGRDEAQIQRSLEGTNTAIDEVPGKVLDVLSNGGQPLDQPVQRALEERMDADFSDVRIHTGGTAAKAAEAIDAKAFTCGNDIVFNSGEYDPESPEGQHLLAHELAHVTQQNGGAPISMMPQEGADLEIDPDPQLEREADAAAEQALSGEEPLVVNRMGAEVHIQRSVKGALSSVAEQVPGIGSSEQESDDDLELQELDDGDLAETVGTLVENQREIMSHIKDQQSEMVDKVGEATGKGAVGGTVGLAVGAVTANPVIGAIAGGMASDLGKTLYGQLYDRGTDAIADAEVPEVSADCLSGIRGTIDQLIDEKLRQRFGGVDTGSTRFG